From a single Balearica regulorum gibbericeps isolate bBalReg1 chromosome 11, bBalReg1.pri, whole genome shotgun sequence genomic region:
- the LOC104641987 gene encoding transcription initiation factor TFIID subunit 9, translating into MEPAKMASPKSAPKDAQVMAQILKDMGITEYEPRVINQMLEFAYRYVTTILEDAKIYSSHAKKSSVDADDVRLAIQCRTDQSFTSPPPRDFLLDIARQKNQTPLPLIKPYSGPRLPPDRYCLTAPNYRLKSLQKKVSSSAGRITVPRLSVGAVSSRPSTPTLGTPSAQTVSVSTKVGTPVSLTGQRFTVQIPSSQAAVKSATPTTPTVQNVLINPSLIGPKNILITTNMVSSQNTSNDSNPLKRKHEDDDDYDNL; encoded by the exons ATGGAGCCGGCCAAGATGGCGTCTCCCAAGAGCGCGCCCAAAGACGCGCAG GTGATGGCGCAGATCCTGAAGGACATGGGCATCACGGAGTACGAGCCGCGCGTCATCAACCAGATGCTGGAGTTCGCCTACA GGTACGTCACTACGATTCTGGAAGACGCAAAAATTTACTCGAGCCACGCAAAGAAATCCAGCGTCGATGCAGATGACGTGAGGTTGGCGATCCAGTGTCGAACGGACCAGTCGTTCACGTCTCCACCTCCGAGAGAC TTCTTGTTAGATATCGCGAGGCAGAAAAACCAGACGCCGTTGCCGTTGATAAAGCCTTATTCTGGACCCAGGCTTCCGCCTGACAGATACTGCTTGACAGCTCCCAACTACAGGCTCAAGTCCTTGCAGAAGAAG GTCTCTTCCTCTGCAGGGAGAATAACGGTCCCTCGCCTGAGCGTCGGCGCTGTGAGCAGCAGGCCCAGCACTCCTACTCTAG GTACACCCTCAGCACAAACAGTGTCCGTCTCAACAAAAGTCGGCACTCCGGTGTCGCTGACCGGTCAGAGGTTCACCGTGCAGATCCCCTCTTCTCAGGCAGCAGTCAAGTCAG ccACACCAACTACTCCGACAGTTCAGAATGTTCTAATTAATCCTTCGTTAATTGGACCAAAGAACATTCTTATTACTACAAACATGGTATCGTCGCAGAATACATCTAATGACTCAAACCCCTTGAAAAGGAAGCATGAAGATGACGATGACTATGATAACTTGTGA